The proteins below come from a single Rhizobium sp. BT04 genomic window:
- a CDS encoding class II 3-deoxy-7-phosphoheptulonate synthase: protein MAENWTPSSWRQKPILQVPEYPDAAALAATEATLASYPPLVFAGEARRLKKHLANVAEGNGFLLQGGDCAESFAEHGADNIRDFFRAFLQMAVVLTFGAQLPVVKVGRIAGQFAKPRSSNVEKQGDVTLPAYRGDIINGIEFTEESRIPNPERQAMAYRQSAATLNLLRAFAMGGYANLENVHQWMLGFVKDSPQGERYRKLADRISETMDFMKAIGITSENHPSLRETDFFTSHEALLLGYEEALTRVDSTSGDWYATSGHMIWIGDRTRQADHAHVEYCRGIKNPIGLKCGPSLQADDLLQLIDILNPANEAGRLTLICRFGHEKVAESLPKLIRAVEREGRKVVWSCDPMHGNTITLNNYKTRPFERILSEVESFFQIHRAEGSHPGGIHIEMTGKDVTECTGGARAVTADDLQDRYHTHCDPRLNSDQALELAFLLAERMKGGRDEKRLVANG, encoded by the coding sequence ATGGCAGAGAATTGGACCCCGAGCAGCTGGCGGCAAAAGCCGATCCTGCAGGTTCCGGAATATCCCGACGCAGCCGCTTTGGCGGCAACGGAAGCCACGCTCGCCAGCTATCCGCCGCTCGTCTTTGCCGGTGAAGCGCGCCGCCTGAAAAAGCATCTTGCCAATGTCGCCGAAGGCAACGGCTTCCTGCTGCAGGGCGGCGACTGCGCCGAGAGCTTTGCCGAACACGGCGCAGACAATATTCGCGACTTCTTCCGCGCCTTCTTGCAGATGGCCGTCGTGCTGACCTTCGGCGCGCAGCTGCCGGTCGTCAAGGTCGGCCGCATCGCCGGCCAGTTCGCCAAGCCGCGTTCGTCGAATGTCGAGAAACAGGGCGATGTCACGCTGCCGGCCTATCGCGGCGACATCATCAACGGCATCGAATTCACCGAGGAGTCGCGCATTCCGAACCCGGAACGCCAGGCCATGGCCTACCGCCAGTCGGCAGCGACGCTGAACCTTCTGCGCGCCTTCGCGATGGGCGGTTACGCCAATCTCGAAAACGTGCATCAGTGGATGCTCGGCTTCGTCAAGGACAGCCCGCAGGGCGAGCGCTACCGCAAGCTTGCCGACCGCATCAGCGAAACCATGGATTTCATGAAGGCGATCGGCATCACCTCGGAAAATCATCCGAGCTTGCGCGAGACCGATTTCTTCACTAGCCATGAGGCGCTGCTGCTCGGCTACGAGGAGGCGCTGACCCGCGTCGATTCCACTTCGGGCGACTGGTACGCGACCTCCGGCCACATGATCTGGATCGGCGACCGCACGCGCCAGGCCGACCATGCGCATGTCGAATATTGCCGCGGCATCAAGAACCCGATCGGCCTGAAATGCGGCCCGTCGTTGCAGGCCGACGATCTGCTGCAGCTGATCGACATTCTGAACCCGGCGAACGAAGCCGGCCGCCTGACGCTGATCTGCCGTTTCGGCCACGAAAAGGTTGCCGAGAGCCTGCCGAAGCTCATTCGCGCCGTCGAGCGCGAGGGCCGCAAGGTCGTCTGGTCCTGCGACCCGATGCATGGCAACACGATCACGCTCAACAACTACAAGACCCGTCCCTTCGAGCGGATCCTGTCGGAAGTCGAAAGCTTCTTCCAGATCCACCGCGCCGAAGGCTCGCATCCCGGCGGCATCCATATCGAGATGACCGGCAAGGACGTGACCGAGTGCACCGGCGGCGCCCGCGCCGTTACCGCCGACGACCTGCAGGATCGCTACCATACCCATTGCGACCCGCGCCTTAACTCCGACCAGGCGCTCGAGCTTGCCTTCCTGCTGGCCGAGCGCATGAAGGGCGGCCGCGACGAGAAACGCCTGGTTGCCAACGGCTGA